In Providencia zhijiangensis, a single window of DNA contains:
- the pdxK gene encoding pyridoxine/pyridoxal/pyridoxamine kinase, with protein MDTFTLTSNSFQNAADATPLPYDVVSIQSQVVYGSVGNSIAVPALTKQGLRVAAVPTVILSNTPHYATCYGGELPGEWFRGYLQGFVERGSLKSVKAILTGYLGSPDKAHDLANWLASVREQHPKMPVIVDPVMGDEDSGFYIPPAIADIYRHEVIPLATGIIPNKFELSTLSGQEINNLDDATRAARSLLKGHTQWVIITSAFQPDEESIEVVCVTKQDVAVIRHKRYPVTPKGTGDLFGAELTAQLLAGLSVPDAAKMACLRIEQGIIHMAATGRSELVL; from the coding sequence ATGGATACCTTTACGCTAACGTCAAATAGCTTTCAAAACGCCGCCGATGCTACCCCACTTCCTTATGATGTCGTCTCCATTCAATCACAAGTTGTGTATGGCAGTGTAGGTAATAGCATCGCTGTGCCTGCATTGACCAAACAAGGATTACGCGTTGCTGCGGTTCCCACTGTTATTCTAAGCAACACCCCCCACTATGCCACTTGTTATGGTGGCGAATTACCCGGTGAATGGTTTCGCGGTTATTTGCAAGGCTTCGTTGAACGTGGCAGCTTAAAGAGCGTTAAAGCCATTTTAACGGGTTATTTAGGTTCACCAGATAAAGCTCACGACCTTGCAAATTGGCTCGCCTCTGTGCGTGAGCAACATCCTAAAATGCCTGTCATTGTCGACCCTGTAATGGGAGATGAAGATAGTGGCTTTTATATTCCTCCAGCGATTGCCGATATTTATCGGCATGAAGTCATCCCACTCGCGACGGGAATTATCCCAAACAAATTTGAGCTTTCCACACTCAGTGGACAAGAGATCAACAATCTAGACGATGCCACCCGTGCAGCTCGCTCGTTGCTCAAAGGTCACACGCAGTGGGTCATCATTACGAGCGCTTTTCAACCTGATGAGGAAAGCATTGAAGTGGTCTGTGTAACGAAACAGGATGTCGCCGTTATTCGCCACAAACGTTACCCTGTAACACCCAAAGGCACTGGCGACCTATTCGGCGCTGAGCTTACCGCTCAATTATTGGCCGGTTTATCGGTTCCTGATGCGGCTAAAATGGCGTGTTTACGTATCGAGCAAGGAATCATTCATATGGCTGCGACAGGTCGAAGTGAGCTAGTGCTTTAA
- a CDS encoding ATP-dependent DNA helicase, with protein MSNDFSADGFLAKTIPGFQPRAAQVTMSDAVTQSIEQQHVLVAEAGTGTGKTYAYLVPALRSGKKVIVSTGSKALQDQLYHRDLPTIIDAMNYTGKTALLKGRSNYLCLERLDQQSLGGGSLEPEILAAVVRLRSWSIESELGDTSTCHDIAEDSPVWPLVTSTNDNCLGSDCPRYQECFVLKARRKALDADVVVVNHHLFMADRVVKDTGFGELIPQADVMIFDEAHQIPDIASQYFGQQLSSRQLLDLARDMIMTYRTELKDQAQLQKSADRLTQSTLDFRLNLGENSFRGNLRELLKLSEVQRALTLLDDALELCYEVIKTSLGRSQSLDSIFERVTIYRNRLNRLKDVTIPGYSYWFESYGRHFLLALTPLTVADKFSEMIASTPASWVFTSATLSVNEKLSHFTDRLGLNSAKTLLLASPFDYESQTLLCVPRFLPEPNQRGSAQKLANMLRPLIEKNRGRCFFLCTSHLMMRELAEEFKASLTLPVLMQGESSKNKLLAQFIAAGNAVLVATSSFWEGVDVRGDELTCVIIDKLPFTAPDDPLLRARIEDCELRGGDPFADVQLPDAVITLKQGVGRLIRDTKDYGVIVICDNRLVTRPYGEVFLRSLPPSPRTRDLNKAIEFLAAKRAEAIEKH; from the coding sequence GTGTCTAACGACTTTTCAGCAGATGGCTTTCTAGCAAAAACAATTCCCGGTTTCCAACCTCGAGCTGCGCAGGTCACTATGTCTGACGCTGTCACTCAATCTATTGAGCAGCAGCATGTGCTGGTGGCTGAAGCGGGTACAGGAACAGGGAAAACCTACGCTTATCTCGTCCCTGCATTACGAAGTGGCAAAAAAGTGATTGTTTCTACGGGGTCGAAAGCCCTACAAGACCAACTTTATCACCGCGACCTACCTACGATTATCGATGCGATGAACTACACAGGAAAAACGGCGCTATTAAAAGGGCGTTCAAATTACCTGTGTCTTGAAAGGTTAGATCAGCAATCCCTCGGTGGAGGTAGCCTCGAACCGGAGATCCTCGCTGCGGTTGTGAGATTACGCAGTTGGTCCATCGAATCAGAACTGGGGGATACCAGTACCTGCCATGATATTGCTGAAGATAGCCCTGTTTGGCCGTTAGTCACTAGCACCAACGATAACTGTTTAGGCAGTGATTGCCCCCGCTACCAAGAGTGCTTCGTACTCAAAGCGCGTCGTAAAGCTCTTGATGCCGATGTAGTGGTCGTTAACCACCATCTTTTTATGGCGGACAGAGTGGTGAAAGATACCGGTTTTGGGGAGTTGATCCCCCAAGCTGATGTGATGATCTTCGATGAAGCCCATCAAATCCCTGATATTGCAAGCCAATATTTTGGTCAACAACTCAGTAGCCGGCAATTGTTAGATTTAGCTCGCGATATGATAATGACGTATCGTACAGAGCTAAAAGACCAAGCTCAATTGCAAAAAAGTGCTGATCGACTGACGCAAAGCACACTGGATTTTCGCCTTAATTTAGGGGAAAACAGCTTCCGAGGTAATTTACGGGAATTACTGAAATTGTCGGAAGTTCAGCGAGCGTTAACGCTGTTGGATGATGCACTGGAACTCTGTTATGAAGTCATCAAAACGTCATTAGGGCGTTCCCAAAGTTTGGATTCTATTTTTGAGCGCGTGACGATTTACCGCAACCGTCTTAACCGCTTAAAGGATGTCACCATACCGGGTTATAGTTACTGGTTTGAGAGCTACGGACGTCACTTTTTATTAGCTTTAACACCACTCACTGTCGCGGATAAATTCAGTGAAATGATTGCGAGTACGCCGGCTAGTTGGGTGTTCACCTCGGCGACGCTTTCCGTGAACGAAAAACTCAGCCACTTTACGGATAGATTAGGACTCAATTCCGCGAAAACGTTATTGCTCGCAAGTCCGTTTGATTATGAAAGCCAAACCTTGCTGTGTGTGCCTCGCTTTTTACCGGAACCTAATCAACGGGGTAGCGCTCAAAAGCTTGCCAATATGTTGCGGCCGTTAATTGAAAAAAACCGAGGTCGCTGCTTCTTTTTATGTACCTCTCATTTAATGATGAGGGAATTAGCCGAAGAGTTTAAAGCGTCGTTGACATTGCCTGTGCTTATGCAGGGGGAAAGCAGTAAAAATAAATTGCTGGCACAGTTTATTGCGGCAGGAAATGCCGTTTTGGTCGCTACGAGCAGTTTCTGGGAAGGGGTTGATGTCCGGGGTGATGAATTGACCTGCGTGATCATTGATAAACTCCCGTTTACAGCACCGGATGACCCGTTATTACGTGCTCGGATTGAAGATTGTGAACTCCGAGGCGGAGACCCATTTGCCGACGTTCAATTACCCGATGCCGTCATCACATTAAAGCAAGGGGTTGGGCGGTTGATCCGCGACACAAAAGATTACGGTGTTATTGTGATTTGTGACAATCGGCTCGTGACACGCCCTTACGGAGAGGTGTTTTTGCGAAGCTTGCCTCCTTCGCCACGTACGCGAGATTTGAATAAAGCGATTGAATTTTTGGCAGCAAAGCGCGCGGAAGCGATTGAGAAACACTAA
- a CDS encoding IS4-like element ISVsa5 family transposase — protein sequence MCELDILHDSLYQFCPELHLKRLNSLTLACHALLDCKTLTLTELGRNLPTKARTKHNIKRIDRLLGNRHLHKERLAVYRWHASFICSGNTMPIVLVDWSDIREQKRLMVLRASVALHGRSVTLYEKAFPLSEQCSKKAHDQFLADLASILPSNTTPLIVSDAGFKVPWYKSVEKLGWYWLSRVRGKVQYADLGAENWKPISNLHDMSSSHSKTLGYKRLTKSNPISCQILLYKSRSKGRKNQRSTRTHCHHPSPKIYSASAKEPWVLATNLPVEIRTPKQLVNIYSKRMQIEETFRDLKSPAYGLGLRHSRTSSSERFDIMLLIALMLQLTCWLAGVHAQKQGWDKHFQANTVRNRNVLSTVRLGMEVLRHSGYTITREDLLVAATLLAQNLFTHGYALGKL from the coding sequence ATGTGCGAACTCGATATTTTACACGACTCTCTTTACCAATTCTGCCCCGAATTACACTTAAAACGACTCAACAGCTTAACGTTGGCTTGCCACGCATTACTTGACTGTAAAACTCTCACTCTTACCGAACTTGGCCGTAACCTGCCAACCAAAGCGAGAACAAAACATAACATCAAACGAATCGACCGATTGTTAGGTAATCGTCACCTCCACAAAGAGCGACTCGCTGTATACCGTTGGCATGCTAGCTTTATCTGTTCGGGCAATACGATGCCCATTGTACTTGTTGACTGGTCTGATATTCGTGAGCAAAAACGACTTATGGTATTGCGAGCTTCAGTCGCACTACACGGTCGTTCTGTTACTCTTTATGAGAAAGCGTTCCCGCTTTCAGAGCAATGTTCAAAGAAAGCTCATGACCAATTTCTAGCCGACCTTGCGAGCATTCTACCGAGTAACACCACACCGCTCATTGTCAGTGATGCTGGCTTTAAAGTGCCATGGTATAAATCCGTTGAGAAGCTGGGTTGGTACTGGTTAAGTCGAGTAAGAGGAAAAGTACAATATGCAGACCTAGGAGCGGAAAACTGGAAACCTATCAGCAACTTACATGATATGTCATCTAGTCACTCAAAGACTTTAGGCTATAAGAGGCTGACTAAAAGCAATCCAATCTCATGCCAAATTCTATTGTATAAATCTCGCTCTAAAGGCCGAAAAAATCAGCGCTCGACACGGACTCATTGTCACCACCCGTCACCTAAAATCTACTCAGCGTCGGCAAAGGAGCCATGGGTTCTAGCAACTAACTTACCTGTTGAAATTCGAACACCCAAACAACTTGTTAATATCTATTCGAAGCGAATGCAGATTGAAGAAACCTTCCGAGACTTGAAAAGTCCTGCCTACGGACTAGGCCTACGCCATAGCCGAACGAGCAGCTCAGAGCGTTTTGATATCATGCTGCTAATCGCCCTGATGCTTCAACTAACATGTTGGCTTGCGGGCGTTCATGCTCAGAAACAAGGTTGGGACAAGCACTTCCAGGCTAACACAGTCAGAAATCGAAACGTACTCTCAACAGTTCGCTTAGGCATGGAAGTTTTGCGGCATTCTGGCTACACAATAACAAGGGAAGACTTACTCGTGGCTGCAACCCTACTAGCTCAAAATTTATTCACACATGGTTACGCTTTGGGGAAATTATGA
- a CDS encoding MurR/RpiR family transcriptional regulator codes for MNILEQMKTSLDFLSKSEKKVAEVILSMPQSAIHLSIAALAQLADVSEPTVNRFCRKMETKGFPDFKLKLAQNLANGTPYVNRHIEETDTVNTYTHKIFESAMAGLDNVKHTLDTHAINRAVDLLTQARKISFFGFGASAAVAHDAMNKFFRFNIPVIYFDDIVMQRMSCINSSEGDVIVLISHTGRTKALVDMAQLARQNDATVIAITSEGSPLAKEANLSIIIDVPEDTDMYMPMVSRMAQLAVIDVLTTGFTLRRGEKFRDNLKRVKEALRDSRFDNV; via the coding sequence ATGAATATTTTAGAACAAATGAAAACTAGCCTCGATTTTTTGAGTAAATCAGAAAAAAAAGTGGCGGAAGTCATTTTAAGTATGCCCCAAAGTGCTATTCATTTAAGTATCGCTGCATTGGCCCAATTGGCGGATGTCAGCGAGCCTACCGTCAACCGATTTTGCCGCAAAATGGAAACCAAAGGGTTTCCTGACTTTAAATTAAAGCTGGCTCAAAATCTCGCTAATGGCACGCCTTACGTTAATCGCCATATCGAAGAGACAGACACCGTCAATACCTATACTCACAAGATTTTCGAATCCGCAATGGCCGGGTTAGACAATGTCAAACATACCCTCGATACTCATGCCATTAATCGTGCCGTTGATTTACTTACTCAAGCGCGAAAAATCAGCTTTTTTGGGTTTGGGGCTTCTGCGGCGGTTGCCCACGATGCGATGAATAAATTTTTCCGTTTTAATATTCCAGTCATATACTTTGATGATATTGTCATGCAACGCATGAGCTGCATCAATAGTAGTGAGGGGGATGTGATTGTGTTGATTTCTCACACAGGACGCACAAAAGCCTTAGTCGATATGGCGCAACTCGCTCGCCAGAATGATGCGACGGTCATCGCAATTACCTCTGAAGGTTCTCCTCTCGCCAAAGAAGCCAACTTATCGATTATTATTGATGTCCCTGAAGATACCGATATGTACATGCCAATGGTCTCTAGGATGGCACAGCTTGCCGTCATTGATGTATTAACCACTGGATTTACTTTGCGTAGAGGCGAAAAATTTAGAGATAACTTGAAACGGGTCAAAGAAGCGTTACGCGATTCGCGGTTTGATAATGTCTGA
- the cui gene encoding colicin immunity protein Cui — MPFKINSSLVFIITILLGAVPLSTIWLHMIPNIVIINISNWIGEIPVIYSDYYRNESYLSALYCKMAPFFSIPYYLIVWNSIEIKKEHFELYNKGIITTIFGYFSIILIAFIITYINYFLNYNISNGNVNLRSISVFEFTSFLYYYAIFISVFTITCATINAFLFLPIKYKKNKYRLIHIMDLKIHSWNNFFIYCTSKISINIRCNHSS; from the coding sequence ATGCCTTTCAAGATCAATTCAAGCTTAGTTTTTATTATTACCATTTTACTGGGAGCTGTTCCTCTCTCTACTATATGGTTACACATGATACCCAATATAGTAATAATAAACATTAGTAATTGGATAGGTGAGATACCTGTAATTTACTCAGATTATTATCGAAATGAAAGCTATCTATCCGCTTTATACTGTAAAATGGCACCTTTCTTTTCCATTCCATACTATTTGATTGTGTGGAATTCGATAGAGATAAAAAAAGAACATTTTGAATTATATAATAAAGGGATAATTACAACTATATTTGGTTATTTTAGTATAATTTTAATTGCTTTTATTATTACATATATTAATTACTTCCTAAACTATAACATATCAAACGGAAATGTAAATTTACGCTCAATTTCCGTTTTTGAATTCACTTCATTCCTTTATTATTACGCTATCTTTATATCAGTTTTCACCATTACTTGCGCTACAATAAATGCATTTTTATTTCTACCTATTAAATATAAAAAAAATAAATACAGACTAATTCATATTATGGATTTAAAAATACATTCATGGAATAATTTCTTTATTTATTGCACCAGCAAAATCAGCATCAATATAAGATGTAATCACAGCAGTTAA
- the tsaB gene encoding tRNA (adenosine(37)-N6)-threonylcarbamoyltransferase complex dimerization subunit type 1 TsaB, whose translation MSSRILAVDTATEACSVALLCDGEIISRFAISPREHTQKVLPMIEEVLAQAGIKLNQLDALAFGRGPGSFTGVRIGVGIAQGLALGADLPMIGVSSLMALAQGVYRTTNSSRVLVAIDARMSEIYCAQYQRDERGFWLGEETEAVMLPADFKLKFTELEGQWSHAGTGWAAYPELLEGSLLTDSLITLPAAQDMLPIAEQLWQAGKVTAVENVEPTYLRNEVTWKKLPGRE comes from the coding sequence ATGTCGAGTCGTATTCTAGCTGTTGATACAGCCACTGAAGCTTGTTCTGTCGCATTACTGTGCGATGGTGAAATTATTTCGCGTTTTGCAATCTCTCCTCGCGAACATACTCAAAAAGTATTGCCGATGATCGAAGAAGTACTGGCGCAAGCAGGCATTAAACTTAATCAATTAGATGCATTAGCATTTGGGCGTGGACCGGGTAGTTTTACTGGGGTTCGAATTGGTGTGGGCATTGCTCAAGGACTAGCGCTGGGTGCCGATTTACCCATGATCGGTGTTTCCTCGTTGATGGCGCTGGCACAAGGGGTATACCGCACAACGAATAGTTCCCGTGTGCTGGTGGCGATTGATGCGCGAATGTCTGAAATCTATTGTGCGCAATATCAACGCGATGAACGCGGTTTTTGGTTAGGTGAAGAAACGGAAGCTGTGATGCTACCCGCTGATTTCAAATTAAAATTTACGGAATTAGAAGGGCAATGGAGTCATGCAGGAACGGGCTGGGCGGCTTATCCTGAATTATTAGAAGGCTCATTGTTGACCGACAGCCTAATCACATTACCTGCAGCGCAAGATATGCTGCCAATTGCAGAGCAGCTGTGGCAGGCAGGAAAAGTGACTGCGGTCGAGAATGTCGAACCGACTTACTTGCGTAATGAAGTGACTTGGAAAAAATTACCCGGTCGCGAATAA
- the mdtJ gene encoding multidrug/spermidine efflux SMR transporter subunit MdtJ, which produces MIYWIFLALAIVTEVIGTLSMKHASVSGDFTGMAVMYVMIATSYILLAVAVKKVALGVAYAMWEGVGVLLITTFSVLWFGESLSPMKVGGLVFLITGIALIKSGTKKATVRQSAQKVKQAAKNAVDSAKARALVTKTAKSEV; this is translated from the coding sequence ATGATTTATTGGATATTTTTAGCATTAGCTATCGTGACTGAGGTCATTGGTACGTTATCAATGAAACATGCCAGTGTAAGCGGTGATTTCACTGGTATGGCAGTGATGTATGTGATGATTGCGACTTCCTATATTTTACTGGCGGTTGCGGTAAAAAAAGTGGCCTTGGGTGTCGCTTATGCGATGTGGGAAGGGGTCGGCGTTCTGTTGATCACTACCTTCAGTGTGTTGTGGTTTGGAGAATCGCTGTCACCGATGAAAGTCGGTGGATTAGTTTTCCTGATCACGGGTATTGCATTGATCAAATCAGGCACCAAAAAAGCGACTGTTAGACAGTCAGCTCAGAAGGTAAAACAAGCTGCCAAGAATGCGGTTGATTCCGCCAAAGCCCGAGCTTTAGTGACAAAGACCGCTAAATCGGAGGTGTAA
- the pyk gene encoding pyruvate kinase yields the protein MSRRLRRTKIVTTLGPATDRDNNLEKIINAGANVVRLNFSHGTPEDHMARANKVREIAARLGRHVAILGDLQGPKIRVSTFKDGKVFLNVGDKFTLDASLGKGEGDQHKVGIDYKGLPADVVPGDILLLDDGRVQLKVREVQGLQVFTEVTVGGQLSNNKGINKLGGGLSAEALTEKDKADIITAAKINVDFLAVSFPRSGEDLDYARRLARDAGCECQIVAKVERAEAVATDDIMDEVILASDVVMVARGDLGVEIGDPELVAVQKKLIRRSRQLNRVVITATQMMESMITNPMPTRAEVMDVANAVLDGTDAVMLSAETAAGQYPAETVAAMAQVCFGAEKMPGLNISKHRLDAEFESSEDAIAMSTMYAANHLKGVKAIIAMTESGRTARIMSRISSGLPIFAMSRHEKTLNQCSLYRGVTPVFCSTHTDGIAAASEAIARLRDNGYLMVGDTVIVTQGDQMGTIGSTNTCRILVVE from the coding sequence ATGTCTAGACGGCTTAGAAGAACTAAAATTGTTACAACCCTTGGTCCAGCAACCGATCGTGATAATAATCTAGAAAAAATTATCAATGCTGGGGCTAACGTTGTTCGCCTTAATTTCTCTCACGGAACTCCTGAAGACCACATGGCTCGCGCAAATAAAGTGCGTGAGATTGCGGCTCGATTAGGGCGTCACGTCGCTATTCTTGGGGATCTACAAGGTCCGAAAATTCGTGTTTCTACTTTTAAAGACGGTAAAGTTTTCCTCAATGTTGGTGATAAATTCACGCTGGATGCTTCATTAGGTAAAGGTGAAGGCGACCAGCATAAAGTGGGTATCGACTATAAAGGTCTGCCTGCTGACGTGGTACCTGGCGATATTCTCCTACTGGATGATGGTCGCGTGCAGTTAAAAGTTCGTGAAGTTCAAGGTTTACAAGTCTTCACCGAAGTGACTGTCGGTGGACAACTTTCCAATAATAAAGGCATCAATAAACTCGGTGGTGGCTTGTCCGCAGAAGCCCTGACAGAAAAAGACAAAGCCGACATTATTACCGCCGCTAAAATCAATGTGGATTTCTTGGCTGTCTCTTTCCCGCGTTCAGGTGAAGATCTAGATTATGCTCGCCGTTTAGCGCGTGATGCAGGCTGCGAATGCCAAATCGTCGCCAAAGTTGAACGTGCTGAAGCAGTCGCAACTGACGATATCATGGACGAAGTGATCCTTGCCTCTGATGTGGTGATGGTTGCCCGTGGTGATTTAGGGGTTGAAATTGGTGATCCTGAACTGGTTGCGGTGCAAAAGAAATTAATTCGTCGTTCCCGTCAATTGAACCGTGTGGTGATCACTGCAACTCAAATGATGGAATCCATGATCACCAACCCAATGCCAACCCGTGCAGAAGTGATGGACGTGGCAAACGCTGTCTTAGACGGAACCGATGCGGTGATGCTATCCGCAGAAACCGCAGCAGGACAATACCCAGCGGAAACTGTCGCTGCCATGGCGCAAGTCTGTTTTGGTGCGGAAAAAATGCCGGGCCTGAATATTTCAAAACACCGTTTAGACGCTGAATTTGAAAGTTCCGAAGATGCGATTGCGATGTCAACCATGTATGCCGCCAACCACCTAAAAGGTGTTAAAGCGATCATTGCGATGACTGAATCAGGTCGTACCGCACGTATTATGTCGCGTATTAGCTCTGGCTTGCCAATTTTCGCGATGTCTCGCCATGAAAAAACATTGAACCAATGTTCACTGTATCGTGGTGTCACCCCCGTATTTTGCAGCACACATACTGATGGTATTGCGGCAGCAAGTGAGGCCATCGCACGATTACGTGACAATGGCTACTTGATGGTTGGTGATACGGTTATCGTGACTCAAGGTGACCAAATGGGCACCATCGGCAGCACCAATACCTGCCGTATTTTAGTAGTTGAATGA
- the zwf gene encoding glucose-6-phosphate dehydrogenase: MAVHNAAQACDLIIFGTKGDLARRKLLPSLYQLEKAGYIHPDTRIIGVGRAQWERNDYVEFVQKALNDFLKEELDPALWERLSARLDFCNLDVSETDNFVRLADMLKQDEQPAIHYFAMPPSTFGEMCQGLGHAGLNKQPNRVVMEKPLGTDLASSQQINNEVAKYFDESQVYRIDHYLGKETVLNLLALRFANSLFINNWDNRTIDHVQITVAEEVGIEGRWGYFDQAGQMRDMVQNHLLQILTMIAMSPPADLTTDRIRDEKVKVLRSLRRIDHTNVREKAVRGQYTAGFVQGKKVPGYLEEEGANKQSQTESFVALRVDIDDWRWAGVPFYLRTGKRLPAKCSEVVVYFKKPALNIFSESYQDLPQNKLTIRLQPDEGIDIEIMNKAPGLDHKHRLQTTKLDLSFSETFNQTHLADAYERLLLEAMRGIQALFVRRDEVEEAWKWVDSIMEAWAMDNDAPKPYQAGTWGPIASVAMIARDGRSWNEFE, encoded by the coding sequence ATGGCGGTACATAATGCTGCTCAAGCTTGTGACTTGATTATTTTCGGCACTAAAGGTGACCTAGCGCGTCGCAAGTTACTTCCATCACTGTATCAACTGGAAAAAGCAGGTTATATCCATCCAGATACTCGTATTATCGGCGTTGGTCGTGCCCAATGGGAACGGAACGATTATGTAGAATTTGTGCAAAAAGCCCTAAATGACTTTTTGAAAGAAGAGCTAGATCCTGCGCTGTGGGAGCGTTTAAGCGCCCGCTTAGATTTCTGCAATTTAGATGTCAGTGAAACCGATAACTTCGTTCGTTTAGCGGATATGCTCAAACAAGACGAACAACCTGCCATCCATTACTTCGCGATGCCACCAAGCACATTTGGTGAAATGTGTCAGGGGCTGGGTCATGCAGGGCTGAACAAGCAACCGAACCGCGTGGTAATGGAAAAACCATTAGGAACAGACTTAGCTTCATCTCAGCAGATCAACAACGAAGTGGCTAAATATTTCGATGAAAGCCAAGTTTACCGAATTGACCACTATCTAGGTAAAGAAACAGTTTTAAACTTACTGGCACTGCGTTTTGCGAACTCACTGTTTATTAATAACTGGGATAATCGCACCATTGACCATGTGCAGATCACTGTTGCAGAAGAAGTCGGTATCGAAGGTCGTTGGGGTTACTTTGACCAAGCTGGTCAGATGCGCGATATGGTGCAAAACCATTTGCTGCAGATCTTAACGATGATTGCCATGTCACCGCCGGCAGACTTAACCACTGACCGTATTCGTGATGAAAAAGTGAAAGTGCTGCGTTCTTTACGTCGCATTGACCACACAAACGTGCGTGAGAAAGCGGTACGCGGTCAATATACTGCGGGCTTTGTGCAAGGTAAGAAAGTACCAGGCTACTTAGAAGAAGAAGGCGCCAACAAGCAAAGCCAGACAGAGTCCTTTGTGGCTTTACGTGTGGATATTGATGACTGGCGCTGGGCAGGCGTCCCATTCTACCTGCGTACGGGTAAGCGTTTACCTGCAAAATGTTCAGAAGTTGTGGTCTATTTTAAAAAGCCGGCACTGAATATTTTCTCTGAAAGCTACCAAGATTTACCACAGAACAAATTGACCATTCGTCTGCAACCAGATGAGGGTATCGATATTGAAATTATGAACAAAGCGCCGGGCTTGGATCATAAGCACCGCTTACAGACTACTAAGCTGGATTTAAGCTTCTCTGAAACCTTCAATCAAACGCATCTTGCGGATGCTTACGAGCGTTTATTATTAGAAGCCATGCGCGGAATTCAAGCATTGTTCGTTCGCCGTGATGAAGTGGAAGAAGCATGGAAGTGGGTCGATTCCATCATGGAAGCGTGGGCAATGGATAACGATGCGCCTAAGCCGTACCAAGCGGGAACTTGGGGGCCAATTGCTTCAGTAGCAATGATTGCTCGTGATGGTCGCTCGTGGAATGAATTTGAGTAA
- the mdtI gene encoding multidrug/spermidine efflux SMR transporter subunit MdtI: protein MASQFEWWHAAFLILAVVLEILANVFLKMSDGFRRYWLGILSLVAVLGAFSALAQAVKGIELSVAYALWGAFGLIATVAAGWILFNQRLNYKGWGGLVFLLIGMVLIKMS, encoded by the coding sequence ATGGCCAGTCAATTTGAATGGTGGCATGCGGCATTTTTGATCCTCGCAGTGGTACTGGAAATTCTAGCCAACGTATTTTTAAAAATGTCGGATGGTTTTAGACGTTATTGGTTAGGAATTTTGTCTCTTGTTGCTGTATTAGGGGCATTTAGTGCACTGGCACAGGCAGTGAAGGGAATCGAACTGTCAGTCGCTTATGCCTTATGGGGAGCATTCGGTTTAATCGCCACAGTTGCTGCCGGCTGGATCTTGTTTAATCAACGCCTAAACTATAAAGGCTGGGGTGGGTTAGTATTCCTGCTTATTGGTATGGTGCTGATTAAAATGTCGTAA
- a CDS encoding RidA family protein yields MTIERIDPDTRWSEAVIHNNVVYYTSVPEKLDGDIIIQTADTLAAIDVMLGRVGSDKSKILDATIFLADKADFAGMNQAWDAWVVAGSAPVRCTVQAALMKPEYKVEIKIVAAID; encoded by the coding sequence ATGACTATTGAACGCATTGACCCAGATACCCGTTGGTCTGAAGCTGTTATCCATAACAACGTGGTCTATTACACTAGCGTCCCAGAAAAACTGGATGGCGACATTATTATTCAAACCGCAGATACCTTAGCCGCTATTGATGTCATGTTAGGCCGTGTGGGTTCCGATAAAAGCAAAATTTTAGATGCGACTATCTTCCTTGCAGATAAAGCAGATTTTGCTGGCATGAACCAAGCGTGGGATGCATGGGTTGTTGCGGGTAGCGCGCCTGTTCGTTGCACGGTTCAAGCCGCGCTAATGAAGCCAGAATATAAAGTTGAGATTAAAATCGTTGCGGCGATTGATTAG